The following are encoded in a window of Cygnus olor isolate bCygOlo1 chromosome 21, bCygOlo1.pri.v2, whole genome shotgun sequence genomic DNA:
- the VWA1 gene encoding von Willebrand factor A domain-containing protein 1: protein MLAKAALALGVWLQLAAGQEAPGRGAQPSISNSEGDILFLLDSSGSVSYYEFSKVKEFMWDLVRPFAFGPNDVQTSIIHISTTPTMEFPFDRYQSRGAVQQAIRDTQQLMGDTNTGQALSYAKEKFFSNEAGARPDVPKVLVWVTDGFSTDDISEPMQLLKDMGVTVFIVSTGRGNYLELSAAASQPPEKHLHFVDVDDLPIITKELRDAMLEVIQANRLHAVDITSSSFRLMWPKLLSQETGYYTLEYAPTNNLAGKRTTQLSGAHTSFTLSNLAPETTYEVALVPESNVHYFPPQTTRVTTLAEEITPAQVLISESSPHSFQVSWAPTPDSVAAYQILYGPLPGDSAQLLEVDGKQNSTVVENLAPNTTYLVTVTAIYRSGKEKSLSAKACTQEEGSKVRHLRFEDMGSNTLKASWDAADGKVLGYRVRCRRQTGPSSLISVSPQIHSVLLTDLPSGTTNKVCVKPMYKNQPGKGLCRMVRMQPATEAQGYRHRQRA, encoded by the exons GTGCCCAGCCCTCCATCTCCAACTCGGAGGGAGACATCCTCTTCTTGCTGGACAGCTCTGGCAGCGTCTCCTACTACGAGTTTTCCAAGGTGAAGGAATTCATGTGGGACCTCGTGCGGCCTTTCGCCTTTGGCCCCAACGACGTGCAGACCAGCATCATCCACATCAGCACCACTCCCACCATGGAGTTCCCCTTCGACCGGTACCAGTCGCGTGGGGCGGTGCAGCAAGCCATCCGCGACACCCAGCAGCTCATGGGCGACACCAACACGGGCCAAGCGCTCTCCTACGCCAAGGAGAAGTTCTTCAGCAACGAGGCCGGTGCCCGGCCGGACGTGCCCAAGGTTCTGGTTTGGGTGACGGATGGTTTCTCCACCGATGACATCTCCGAACCCATGCAGCTCCTGAAGGACATGGGGGTGACGGTGTTCATCGTCAGCACCGGGCGGGGGAATTACCTggagctctctgctgctgccagccagcctcCCGAGAAGCACCTGCACTTTGTGGACGTGGATGACCTGCCCATCATCACAAAGGAGCTTCGGGACGCTATGCTAG AGGTTATCCAAGCAAATCGGCTCCACGCAGTGGATATCACCTCAAGCAGCTTCCGTCTGATGTGGCCCAAACTCCTCTCCCAAGAAACTGGCTACTACACCCTAGAGTACGCCCCGACAAACAATCTGGCAGGCAAGAGGACAACGCAACTGTCTGGGGCTCACACAAGCTTCACACTGAGCAACCTCGCACCAGAAACCACTTACGAGGTGGCACTTGTTCCTGAATCCAACGTCCACTACTTCCCTCCCCAGACAACAAGGGTCACCACCCTGGCAG agGAAATCACTCCTGCTCAGGTTCTCATCTCGGAGTCCAGCCCGCACAGCTTCCAGGTCAGCTGGGCTCCTACACCGGACAGCGTGGCCGCCTACCAGATCCTGTACGGGCCGCTCCCTGGGGACTCGGcgcagctgctggaggtggatGGCAAGCAAAACAGCACTGTGGTGGAGAACCTGGCACCCAACACCACCTACCTGGTGACGGTGACTGCGATCTACAGGTCAGGAAAGGAGAAATCCCTGTCGGCTAAAGCATGCACTCAGGAAG AGGGCTCCAAAGTGAGGCACCTTCGCTTCGAAGACATGGGCTCCAACACCCTGAAAGCCTCCTGGGACGCCGCTGACGGGAAGGTCCTCGGTTACCGAGTCAGGTGCCGTCGGCAAACGGGCCCTTCGTCCCTCATCAGCGTGTCGCCACAGATCCACAGCGTGCTCCTCACCGACCTGCCTTCGGGCACCACCAACAAAGTGTGCGTGAAGCCCATGTACAAAAACCAGCCGGGCAAGGGGCTGTGCCGCATGGTGCGCATGCAGCCGG CTACAGAAGCCCAAGGATATAGGCACAGACAGAGAGCATGA